One part of the Aliivibrio fischeri ATCC 7744 = JCM 18803 = DSM 507 genome encodes these proteins:
- a CDS encoding YheU family protein, translating into MIIPWQDIAPDTLENLISEFVLREGTDYGEVEISHQEKVDQIKVLLKNGEAMVVFSELHETVDIQTKARFNPNLTNHNYD; encoded by the coding sequence ATGATCATTCCTTGGCAAGACATCGCTCCTGACACATTAGAAAACTTAATTTCTGAATTTGTATTACGTGAAGGGACAGATTACGGTGAAGTTGAAATCAGCCATCAAGAAAAAGTAGACCAAATTAAAGTTCTATTGAAAAATGGTGAAGCAATGGTGGTCTTTTCCGAGCTTCATGAAACCGTTGATATTCAAACCAAAGCTCGCTTTAATCCTAATTTAACCAACCATAATTACGACTAA
- a CDS encoding hydrolase, protein MMDNFTPATGLSNAHIQTLLPRFLRRSPLFNAYWQRLELPDSDFVDLAWSENPNKAGEKPLFILFHGLEGSFDSPYANGLLAAAKEQGWLGVMMHFRGCSDVPNRLARAYHSGETEDARFFIEMLDARFPNQEKVATGISLGGNMLVNYLAKYQNDTLLNAATVISAPLDLGACSERIQQGFSRLYQGYLLGSLKNNSIKKLNASRKEIVGLNKEMIKAIPDLITFDNLITAPMHGYAHAQDYYQQCSGLQFLDRIDIPTRIIHSKDDPFMTNAVIPTHPLPNCVHYQLTEHGGHVGFINGSITKPNFWLESTVNHWFQKIL, encoded by the coding sequence ATGATGGATAACTTTACACCGGCTACCGGTTTATCTAACGCTCATATTCAGACACTGCTTCCTCGCTTTCTGCGTCGTAGTCCATTGTTTAATGCGTATTGGCAACGCCTTGAGTTACCAGACAGTGATTTCGTTGATCTCGCTTGGAGTGAAAACCCAAATAAAGCAGGAGAAAAACCGCTTTTTATTCTTTTTCATGGTTTAGAAGGCAGTTTCGACAGCCCTTATGCCAATGGATTATTAGCCGCTGCAAAAGAGCAAGGTTGGCTTGGTGTGATGATGCACTTCCGTGGTTGCAGTGATGTGCCTAACCGTTTAGCAAGAGCGTACCACTCAGGTGAAACCGAAGACGCACGTTTTTTTATTGAGATGTTGGATGCTCGCTTCCCTAATCAAGAAAAGGTCGCCACCGGGATCTCTCTTGGCGGTAATATGCTAGTAAACTACCTCGCCAAATATCAAAACGATACCCTACTGAACGCCGCAACGGTTATCTCCGCACCTCTGGATTTAGGCGCCTGTTCTGAACGTATTCAACAAGGTTTTTCTCGTTTGTATCAGGGTTATTTATTAGGATCATTAAAAAACAACAGCATTAAAAAACTCAACGCCTCTCGTAAAGAGATTGTTGGTTTAAATAAAGAGATGATCAAAGCCATACCTGATTTAATCACCTTTGATAATCTCATCACAGCACCAATGCATGGTTACGCCCACGCTCAAGATTATTATCAACAATGCAGTGGTTTACAGTTTTTAGATCGTATCGATATACCAACTCGAATTATTCATTCTAAAGACGACCCGTTTATGACAAATGCGGTGATACCTACTCATCCACTGCCTAACTGTGTACACTATCAACTAACAGAACACGGTGGCCATGTAGGTTTTATTAATGGATCTATCACTAAGCCCAATTTTTGGTTAGAAAGTACCGTTAACCACTGGTTCCAAAAAATTCTCTAA
- a CDS encoding TIGR02444 family protein, with amino-acid sequence MLPSSNIPLNKHQLASITQEAFWCFSLSHYKKGGVKQAALALQDTYFGNVNLALLLIWLNSLNLSFSVSDLPLLEAALHKSDTLLHSYRKLRKQIKSTQNKALYQEALQFELQLEKQQQSDLITALIRIPLVIKTDNNQISLLTHYCRSLQADALLPALESNQHNNTE; translated from the coding sequence ATGCTGCCAAGCAGTAACATTCCTTTGAATAAGCACCAATTGGCTTCTATTACCCAAGAAGCCTTTTGGTGTTTCTCATTATCCCATTATAAGAAAGGTGGGGTAAAACAAGCAGCACTGGCACTACAAGACACCTACTTTGGTAATGTGAATTTAGCATTATTACTTATCTGGCTTAATAGCCTAAACCTCTCATTCTCGGTATCTGACTTACCGCTTCTTGAAGCAGCTCTACACAAAAGCGACACTCTACTTCACTCTTATCGCAAGTTAAGAAAACAGATCAAATCGACACAAAATAAAGCTCTTTATCAAGAAGCCTTACAGTTTGAGCTACAGCTAGAAAAGCAACAACAAAGCGATCTAATCACTGCTTTAATACGTATTCCTTTAGTAATAAAAACCGATAATAATCAGATAAGTTTATTAACGCATTATTGCCGCTCTTTGCAGGCAGACGCCTTACTTCCAGCTCTAGAAAGTAATCAACATAACAACACAGAGTAA
- a CDS encoding ABC transporter ATP-binding protein → MITFSDIQLLRGGKPLLEQASATIHPGDKVGLVGKNGCGKSTLFALIKGELSVDAGSNRVPHNWEMAWVAQETPALERKAIDYVIDGDREFRGLEEQLAKAEEADNGTLVAELHGKLETVGGYTINSRAAELLNGLGFSQQQMEWNLTQFSGGWRMRLNLAQALICRSDLLLLDEPTNHLDLDAVMWLERWLQNYPGTLLLISHDRDFLDPVVNRIIHVENQKLNEYTGNYSSFEVQRSEKLILQQAQFQKQQKNMAHMQSYIDRFRYKASKARQAQSRIKALEKMEKVLPAQLDNPFSFNFREPDALPNPILMMDEVSAGYENNTILEQIRLNLVPGSRIGLLGRNGAGKSTLIKLLSGELAPQSGVFTYSQGVKIGYFAQHQLETLHVEETPLQHLMQIAPNHTEQQLRDYLGSFGFQGDKALEKIGPFSGGEKARLVLALVVWQKPNMLLLDEPTNHLDLDMRQALTMALQTFEGAMVIVSHDRYLLRATTDDLYLVHDRQVVPFDGDLTDYYKWLTEQNKSERKEQQQQEKQDNPSTSTSLSAAEKKEQKRKEAEFRKLIAPLRKEVTKLETRMDKLNEALSQAEEELGDVSLYETENKKRLTEVLAIQASAKSELEEVEMEWMALQEQIEEKENAAKQ, encoded by the coding sequence ATGATTACCTTTTCAGACATTCAATTACTTCGTGGCGGAAAGCCATTACTAGAGCAAGCCTCTGCCACTATTCACCCTGGTGACAAAGTCGGCTTAGTCGGAAAAAATGGCTGTGGTAAATCCACACTTTTTGCCTTAATCAAAGGTGAATTGAGTGTTGATGCTGGTTCAAACCGTGTCCCACATAACTGGGAAATGGCTTGGGTTGCTCAAGAAACTCCAGCATTAGAGCGCAAAGCCATTGACTATGTTATTGATGGCGACCGTGAATTTCGTGGTTTAGAAGAACAACTAGCAAAAGCAGAAGAAGCCGATAACGGAACTCTTGTTGCTGAATTACACGGTAAACTGGAAACCGTAGGTGGTTACACCATCAATTCTCGTGCTGCAGAATTACTTAATGGTTTAGGCTTCTCACAACAACAGATGGAATGGAATTTAACCCAATTCTCTGGTGGTTGGCGTATGCGTTTAAACTTAGCACAAGCATTAATATGTCGCTCTGATTTATTACTACTTGATGAACCGACCAACCACTTAGACTTAGATGCCGTAATGTGGCTTGAGCGTTGGTTACAAAACTACCCAGGTACTCTATTACTCATTTCGCACGACCGTGATTTCTTAGACCCAGTAGTAAACCGTATTATTCACGTTGAAAACCAAAAATTGAATGAATACACAGGTAACTATTCATCGTTTGAAGTTCAACGCTCTGAAAAACTGATCCTGCAACAAGCTCAGTTCCAGAAACAACAGAAAAACATGGCGCACATGCAGTCATACATTGACCGCTTTCGTTATAAAGCATCAAAAGCACGCCAAGCACAAAGCCGAATTAAAGCATTAGAAAAGATGGAAAAAGTGCTACCGGCACAATTAGATAACCCATTCAGCTTTAATTTTAGAGAGCCAGATGCACTGCCAAACCCAATCTTAATGATGGATGAAGTCAGCGCAGGTTATGAAAACAATACGATTTTAGAGCAAATTCGCTTAAACCTAGTTCCGGGAAGTCGTATTGGCCTGTTAGGCCGAAACGGCGCAGGTAAATCAACGCTTATCAAATTACTTTCAGGTGAGTTAGCTCCGCAGAGTGGCGTATTTACTTACTCTCAAGGGGTTAAAATTGGTTACTTCGCACAGCACCAACTGGAAACCTTACACGTAGAAGAAACTCCTCTTCAGCACCTAATGCAAATTGCCCCTAATCATACAGAACAACAACTACGTGATTATTTAGGCAGTTTTGGTTTCCAAGGTGATAAAGCGTTAGAAAAAATTGGTCCTTTCTCTGGTGGTGAAAAAGCCCGTTTAGTACTGGCACTTGTGGTATGGCAAAAACCAAACATGCTATTGCTTGATGAACCGACCAACCACCTTGATTTAGATATGCGTCAAGCCCTAACGATGGCACTACAAACCTTTGAAGGTGCAATGGTTATTGTCAGCCACGACAGATACTTACTTCGCGCGACAACCGATGACTTGTACTTAGTGCATGATCGCCAAGTGGTTCCTTTTGATGGTGATTTAACGGATTACTACAAATGGCTAACCGAGCAGAATAAGAGCGAGCGTAAAGAACAACAGCAACAAGAAAAACAAGATAATCCAAGCACATCAACCAGCTTAAGTGCAGCTGAGAAAAAAGAACAAAAACGCAAAGAAGCCGAATTCAGAAAGCTAATTGCCCCATTACGAAAAGAAGTAACTAAACTTGAAACTCGAATGGATAAGCTTAATGAAGCATTAAGCCAAGCAGAAGAAGAGCTTGGTGACGTTTCATTATATGAAACAGAAAACAAAAAGCGTTTAACGGAAGTTCTTGCCATTCAAGCATCTGCAAAATCTGAACTCGAAGAAGTTGAAATGGAATGGATGGCTCTTCAAGAACAAATTGAAGAAAAAGAGAATGCTGCCAAGCAGTAA
- the kefG gene encoding glutathione-regulated potassium-efflux system ancillary protein KefG, whose amino-acid sequence MTQLPKILVILAHPDPEHSIANKAILSAYSHLEHVTVHDLYAHYPDFFIDVVFEHELLAQHDIIIFQHPLYLYSCPALLKEWMDCVLGKGFAYGNGDALKGKQWRSVITAGGIEEAFSKTGYNQHSMDDILVPFKITAALCQMEWLPPSIQYWARKITIEKRQQYIDEYKAWLLNPKGGI is encoded by the coding sequence ATGACTCAGTTGCCTAAAATATTAGTTATTCTTGCTCATCCAGATCCTGAGCATTCTATCGCCAATAAAGCCATTTTATCGGCTTATTCTCATTTAGAACATGTGACTGTGCATGATCTTTATGCTCATTATCCTGATTTCTTTATTGACGTTGTGTTTGAGCATGAACTGCTAGCACAACACGATATTATTATTTTTCAACATCCACTTTATCTTTATTCTTGTCCAGCACTATTAAAAGAGTGGATGGATTGCGTTTTAGGTAAAGGGTTTGCTTATGGTAATGGTGATGCTTTAAAAGGTAAGCAGTGGCGAAGCGTGATCACTGCTGGTGGTATTGAAGAGGCCTTTTCAAAAACAGGATACAACCAACATTCAATGGATGACATTTTGGTTCCATTTAAAATTACCGCTGCATTGTGTCAGATGGAATGGTTACCGCCCTCTATCCAATACTGGGCACGTAAAATTACGATAGAAAAACGACAGCAATATATTGATGAATATAAAGCTTGGTTGCTAAACCCGAAAGGAGGCATCTAA
- the kefB gene encoding glutathione-regulated potassium-efflux system protein KefB — MAGDWLHTSSIFLAAAVVTVPLAQRFGLGAVLGYLLAGIAIGPWGLKLISDVDAILHFSEFGVVLLLFLIGLELNPSKLWKMRKPIIGLGGSQVVVSSVVITAAMMFFGLAWQVSLVIGMGLALSSTAIALRVIEERKLSDSESGQSGFAVLLFQDIAVIPMLAILPVLAGGASGNWLDGLWVLAGVISIFTLAHFLLRPLFSYVVKSGARELFTVAALLLVIGVSAAMKQLGLSMALGAFLAGVLLAESEFRHELEVAIEPFKGLLLGLFFIAVGMSVNLGLLLQYPFEILAAVLSLVVVKGLLIYGLARAFGTRAKARSQMAMILSQGGEFAFVLFTAAQMEGLLSRELMAFLLVVVSISMMTTPLFLIAQDKWFARTLNSEEEMPLSDFTHATQPEVIIAGFGRFGQIVGRLLFANKIKLTILEADPSQIRLLRKFDYKVYYGDATQVELLRAAGAEKAKAIVVCKKDPQKVMEVVALCQRHFPHLKILARARSRVEAYELLSEGVDNFSRETFYGALDLGRQTLTSLGMHPYQAKRAESHFKKLDVAMLKELLPLHSDDKSLASKAKAARIELEEIFSLEMENERSSQNHWD, encoded by the coding sequence ATGGCTGGTGATTGGTTACATACAAGTTCAATATTTTTAGCCGCAGCAGTGGTAACCGTACCTTTAGCACAGCGTTTTGGTCTTGGTGCGGTACTAGGCTATTTATTAGCAGGAATCGCAATTGGTCCATGGGGGCTAAAATTAATTTCAGATGTGGATGCGATTCTTCATTTCTCCGAATTTGGCGTGGTATTGCTGCTCTTTTTGATCGGTTTAGAGTTGAATCCCAGTAAATTATGGAAAATGCGAAAACCAATAATCGGATTGGGAGGCAGCCAGGTTGTGGTGTCATCTGTGGTGATTACTGCTGCGATGATGTTTTTTGGTTTAGCATGGCAAGTCAGTTTGGTTATCGGTATGGGATTGGCCTTGTCATCGACCGCGATTGCCTTAAGAGTGATAGAAGAACGTAAACTGTCTGATTCTGAAAGTGGGCAATCTGGTTTCGCGGTTTTGCTGTTTCAGGATATTGCGGTTATTCCTATGTTAGCGATATTGCCTGTTTTAGCCGGTGGTGCGAGTGGTAATTGGCTCGACGGACTATGGGTTCTTGCTGGTGTTATTTCTATTTTTACTCTTGCCCATTTTCTATTGCGTCCACTTTTTAGTTATGTAGTGAAAAGTGGAGCGAGAGAATTATTTACTGTTGCCGCATTATTACTGGTGATTGGCGTATCTGCTGCGATGAAACAGTTAGGACTATCAATGGCTCTTGGAGCTTTTCTAGCAGGGGTATTGCTAGCTGAAAGTGAGTTTCGTCATGAGTTAGAAGTGGCTATTGAACCTTTTAAAGGGTTATTGCTTGGTTTGTTTTTTATTGCAGTAGGAATGTCAGTTAATTTAGGACTATTACTACAGTATCCATTTGAGATCTTAGCTGCTGTATTGTCACTTGTAGTGGTGAAAGGGTTGCTGATTTATGGATTAGCAAGAGCGTTTGGTACTCGAGCGAAAGCACGTAGTCAAATGGCGATGATATTAAGTCAAGGTGGCGAGTTTGCTTTTGTTTTGTTTACGGCCGCTCAAATGGAAGGTTTATTAAGTCGAGAATTAATGGCGTTTTTATTGGTGGTTGTCAGTATCTCTATGATGACAACACCGCTGTTTTTAATTGCTCAAGATAAATGGTTTGCGAGAACGTTAAACAGCGAAGAAGAGATGCCTTTATCGGACTTTACACACGCAACTCAACCAGAAGTTATTATTGCTGGCTTTGGACGATTTGGTCAGATTGTTGGACGATTACTTTTCGCTAATAAGATAAAACTGACTATTTTAGAGGCTGACCCAAGTCAAATTCGTCTACTGCGTAAATTCGATTATAAAGTGTATTACGGCGATGCTACGCAAGTCGAACTCTTACGAGCGGCGGGAGCCGAAAAAGCCAAAGCCATTGTAGTGTGTAAAAAAGATCCACAAAAAGTAATGGAAGTCGTGGCGTTATGCCAAAGACATTTTCCTCATTTAAAAATATTAGCCCGTGCACGCAGTCGAGTAGAGGCTTATGAGTTATTGAGTGAAGGCGTTGATAACTTTTCACGAGAAACTTTCTATGGTGCCCTTGATTTAGGGCGACAAACCCTCACATCTTTAGGTATGCATCCTTATCAAGCTAAGCGAGCAGAATCTCATTTTAAAAAGTTAGATGTTGCTATGCTAAAAGAATTGTTACCATTACATTCAGATGATAAATCTCTGGCTTCAAAAGCGAAGGCTGCTCGAATCGAGTTAGAAGAGATTTTTAGCTTAGAAATGGAAAACGAACGCTCAAGCCAGAACCATTGGGACTGA
- a CDS encoding YheV family putative zinc ribbon protein, translated as MTVKKRFIAGAVCPSCSKEDTLRWWQESNIEYVECVDCGHTDRRTPKSLEKTKHAQDDVIGVFKPE; from the coding sequence ATAACCGTGAAAAAACGATTTATTGCAGGTGCAGTTTGTCCATCATGTAGCAAAGAAGATACGCTACGCTGGTGGCAAGAAAGTAATATCGAGTATGTTGAGTGTGTTGATTGTGGTCATACAGACCGCCGAACGCCTAAATCACTCGAAAAAACCAAACATGCGCAAGATGATGTTATTGGTGTTTTTAAGCCTGAATAG
- the slyD gene encoding peptidylprolyl isomerase, giving the protein MKIEKNVVVSLAYQVKTEEGVVVDQSTVDAPLDYLHGHNNLIVGLEKALEGKVEGDKFSITVTPEEAYGEHMDEMVQRVPANVFQGVDQIEVGMRFLADTDQGPIPVEVTEVDGDEVVVDGNHMLAGQTLDFDVEVVALRAATEEEAAHGHIHQEGGCGGHGHDHDHEGGCCGGEGHSHDHEEEHVCCGNGNCSK; this is encoded by the coding sequence ATGAAAATTGAAAAGAACGTTGTTGTAAGTCTAGCTTACCAAGTGAAAACAGAAGAAGGCGTAGTTGTAGACCAATCAACAGTTGACGCTCCTCTTGATTACCTACACGGTCACAACAACCTAATCGTTGGTCTTGAAAAAGCACTTGAAGGTAAAGTTGAAGGCGACAAATTCAGCATCACTGTAACTCCTGAAGAAGCGTACGGCGAGCACATGGATGAGATGGTTCAACGTGTTCCTGCAAACGTATTCCAGGGCGTTGACCAAATTGAAGTTGGCATGCGTTTCCTTGCTGATACAGACCAAGGTCCAATCCCTGTAGAAGTAACAGAAGTTGATGGCGACGAAGTTGTTGTTGATGGTAACCACATGCTTGCTGGTCAAACTCTAGATTTTGATGTTGAAGTAGTAGCACTACGTGCAGCAACAGAAGAAGAAGCAGCTCACGGTCACATTCACCAAGAAGGTGGCTGTGGTGGTCACGGTCACGACCATGATCACGAAGGCGGTTGTTGTGGTGGCGAAGGCCATTCTCACGATCACGAAGAAGAGCATGTATGTTGTGGTAACGGCAACTGTTCTAAGTAA
- a CDS encoding SlyX family protein produces MTTTIEQLEQKISDLECQMAFQEQTIDELNDALSQQQLLITNMQVQMKFMVGKMKTMDSSNMADASEETPPPHY; encoded by the coding sequence ATGACAACAACAATTGAACAATTAGAACAAAAGATCAGTGATTTAGAGTGTCAAATGGCGTTTCAAGAGCAAACCATTGATGAACTAAACGACGCCCTATCTCAGCAACAGCTATTAATCACTAATATGCAAGTTCAGATGAAGTTTATGGTAGGTAAGATGAAAACCATGGATTCGTCGAATATGGCGGATGCATCGGAAGAAACACCACCACCGCATTACTAA
- a CDS encoding WD40 repeat domain-containing protein encodes MRAISQYIAIFVITLTLSGCFFQNADDQRWELAPQGTTSFALSRDARFALFFVKNDSIPEKNEPQVKSGLHFWDLVENKELTFFGDQDQNKSTVSYIRISDNSRFAITATQTNFAVWDLGMGISEGLWSISDGIIRDVAIASNGQQVLLGLSNGKAIYINLATGRRLEFLAHREKVNSVALSANGKFALSGGNDYFAYLWDTETGQILRTFEHEKRVSRTALQRDGKYAFTADGGNEGFIWDLKTGEKITELSTLARQQVYSTARFSDDGQLLVTGSPSGTVNVWNTTSGKKLEQWRSEPLKDARPPTAVVYDVAIDKQQRVVSATSAGIAQAWLIE; translated from the coding sequence ATGCGCGCTATATCTCAATACATCGCTATTTTTGTCATTACGCTGACATTATCGGGCTGTTTTTTCCAAAATGCAGACGACCAACGCTGGGAATTAGCTCCCCAAGGAACAACAAGTTTTGCGTTAAGTCGTGATGCTCGCTTTGCTCTTTTCTTTGTTAAGAATGACTCTATTCCTGAAAAAAATGAACCACAAGTAAAATCTGGTCTTCATTTTTGGGATCTTGTAGAAAATAAAGAACTGACTTTCTTTGGTGACCAAGACCAAAATAAATCAACAGTTTCCTATATCAGAATCTCTGATAACTCGCGATTTGCAATAACCGCCACTCAAACTAACTTTGCGGTTTGGGATTTGGGGATGGGAATATCGGAAGGGTTATGGTCTATCTCTGACGGTATTATTCGAGATGTAGCCATTGCAAGTAATGGACAACAAGTTCTACTTGGGCTTTCAAATGGTAAAGCCATTTATATCAATCTGGCTACCGGCCGTCGCTTAGAATTTCTTGCTCACAGAGAAAAAGTTAATTCTGTCGCCCTTTCTGCAAATGGTAAGTTTGCCCTATCTGGAGGTAATGATTACTTTGCTTATTTATGGGATACCGAAACTGGACAAATACTCCGTACCTTTGAACATGAAAAACGAGTAAGTCGAACTGCACTTCAGCGCGACGGTAAATATGCTTTTACTGCCGATGGTGGTAATGAAGGGTTTATTTGGGATTTAAAAACCGGTGAAAAAATAACGGAACTTAGTACGTTAGCTCGCCAACAGGTATATTCTACCGCTCGCTTTAGCGATGATGGCCAACTTCTGGTTACAGGTTCTCCCTCTGGAACCGTAAATGTATGGAATACCACATCAGGTAAAAAGCTCGAACAATGGCGTTCAGAACCATTAAAAGATGCACGTCCACCAACAGCAGTAGTGTATGATGTCGCCATTGATAAACAACAACGAGTGGTTTCAGCAACATCAGCAGGAATCGCCCAAGCGTGGTTAATAGAATAA